The genomic stretch AGGTAGGTCTCCAGATCGAGGCTCTCCGGGCGCCACAGCCACACCGCCATCACCGCATCGGCGTCCACGCCCCCTTCGGGACCCAGGCGGCGGGCCAGCTGGATCGTCTGGGTCAGCAACCAGTTGCAGACCACATTCAGCCGGTGGTTGTAGAGGCTGCGGTACATCAGGCTGCGCACCACCAGGTAGTGCTCCACCGCCATCAGCCCCTTCGGATGCAGCGCCAGGCTCCCGTCCGGCGCCACGGTCAGGGCTCCCAGGATGCGCTCCAGGTCCAGCTGGCCATAGCGGGTGCCCGTGCTGTGGCTGTCCCGGAGCAGGTAGTCGAGCCGGTCGCAGTCGAGCTGGCCGCTCACCAGGGAGGCCAGCGCCGGCTGGCGGTGCTGGCCGTGCTCCAGCAGGTCGGCCACGGCATCGGCACTGCCTGGGGCATGGCGCTCGAGAGCTTCGCGCAGGGCCGGGTGCTCCCGCACCAGCCGGGCCGACCAGGTTTCATGGCGCAGCCCATACATCTCTTCGCCGGAGTGGCTGAGCGGAGCGTGCCCCACGTCGTGAAGCAGGGCCGCCGCGTACAGCACCCCCTGATCCTGGAGCAGCTGAGGAGCCTGGCGCTGCAGCTGCTCCAGGGCGAGCCTGGCCAGATGCAGCACCCCAAGGGAATGGGTGAAGCGGCTCGACTCGGCGCCATGGAACGTGAGAAACGCCGGGCCCAGCTGGCGGATCCGGCGCAGGCGCTGGAAGGGGGCCGTGTCGATCAGCTCCATCGCCAGACCTTCGGCCGGCTGGCTGCGTTCCAGCCGGATCGCCCCGTGCAGGGGGTCGTGATACGTGCGCAGGCTCATGCCGTAGGGAGCTCCTGCAGCAGCTGCTCGGCGGCGAGCTCCAGCCAGTGGTCATCGGCCCCGCCGGGATTGGGGGGCTCCGGCTCGGGCAGCAGTCGGTCGGGGGCGATGCCCTGGTCCTGGATGTCACGACCGCTGGGGGTCACGTAGCGGGCCACGGTCACGGCCAGGCCGCTGCCGTCCCCCAGGTTGATCAGTGTCTGGATCAGTCCCTTGCCGAAGGTGCGGCTGCCCAGCAGCGGAGAGCGCCCGTTGTCCTGGAGGGCTCCCGCCAGGATTTCACTGGCGCTGGCGGTGCCCCCATTCACCAGGGTGACCATCGGCCCGCTGTAGAGCTGTCCTGCCGCCGCCTGAAGCCGCTCACTCAGACCCTCGCGGTTCATGGTCTCCACGATCGGCTGGGCGGCGAGGAAGGCATTGGCCACCGCCACGCCTGCCTCGACGAGACCGCCCGAGTTGTTGCGCAGATCGAGAATCAGCCCCTCCACGCCCTGCTGGCCGAAGCCCTCGAGAACCTCACGCACGCCAGCGGGAACCGGCTCGCTGAACTGGGTGATGCGGAGCAGTCCCAGGCGCTGCCCCCCACGCTCGAGCAGCCTGGAGCGCACGGGTTGGAGGTCCACCCGCTCCCGCTTCAGCAGGACCTGCCTGGGTTCGGCCTGGGGGGTGGGAGGCCGGATCAGCATCTGCACGCTGCTGCCGGATGGACCCCGCAGACGCGCGGCCGTGGCCTCCAGTCCAAGACGGCGGCACGACTCGCCCTCCACTTCCAGCACTTCGCTGCCCGGGCTGATGCCGGCCTCGGCGGCCGGTGACCCATCCAGCGGAGCGATCACCACGATCCCCTGCCCGTCCTCCCCCAGGCTGAGCTGCAGGCCGACGCCGCTGACACTCCCCTCCGTGGTGGCCCGCAGCGCCTTGTAGTCGGCAGGGCGCAGCACCCTGGTGTAAGGATCGCCGATCGGCTCAAGCATGGCGGCAATGGCGTCGTAGGCCTCGGCGCTGGTTTCGATCGGCTGTTCCAGGGCCTTCTGGCGCAGGCGCCGCCAGTGCACGGTTTCAAATCGTGTGGGGTCGACATAGCTCTGGTTCACCAGCCGCCAGGCCTCCACCACCAGTTGCTGGGCATCGTTGAGGGCCAGGGCCGGGCCGGGGTGCAGCCACAGCCCCACGCAGAGCAGCAGGGCCAGCGCCATGGCTCGTCCGCGCCCTGGAATCAGCGGGCTGGAGAGGGGCTTGATCCGGCTCATCGCTGGTGATCTGGAGACGGGAGGGCAATCACGGCCGAAGCGCGGGTATCGGTAGACTCTCGCAACCCCAACCCAGCACTGCATGGCGAACTCGTCTCCCGCCGCCAAGTCGTCTCCTGTTTTCGACTGGTTCGAGGAGCGCCTGGAACTCCAGGCGATTGCGGACGACATCTCCTCCAAGTACGTTCCGCCCCACGTCAATATCTTCTATTGCCTTGGTGGCATCACGCTGGTGTGCTTCCTGATCCAGTTCGCCACTGGATTCGCGATGACTTTTTACTACAAGCCCACGGTGGCCGAGGCCTATTCCTCGGTTCAGTACCTGATGACCGACGTCAGCTTCGGCTGGCTGATCCGTTCGGTGCACCGCTGGAGCGCCAGCATGATGGTGCTGATGCTGATTCTTCACGTCTTCCGTGTGTACCTCACCGGTGGTTTCAAGCGTCCCCGCGAGCTCACCTGGGTCACTGGTGTGGTGATGGCCGTGATCACCGTCTCCTTTGGCGTCACCGGTTACTCCCTCCCCTGGGATCAGGTCGGTTACTGGGCCGTCAAGATCGTCTCGGGTGTCCCAGCAGCAGTCCCTGTGGTCGGCGATTTCATGGTCGAGCTGCTCCGTGGTGGTGAGAGCGTCGGTCAGGCCACACTCACCCGCTTCTACAGCCTGCACACTTTCGTGATGCCATGGCTGCTGGCCGTGTTCATGCTCATGCACTTCCTGATGATCCGCAAGCAGGGCATCTCCGGTCCTTTGTGATCGGAGCGTCAGTTGCGAGCGGACTGATTCAGCTTCTTCCCCCACTCTTCATCCACCCGGTGCCTTCGATGCACATTCTCAAGAAACCTGATCTCAGTGATCCCAGCCTGCGGGCCAAGCTGGCCAAGGGCATGGGTCACAACTATTACGGAGAGCCCGCCTGGCCCAACGATCTCCTCTACATCTTTCCGGTGGTGATCCTGGGAACCATCGCCTTGGTGGTGGGCCTGGCAGTACTCGATCCAGCCATGCTCGGCGACAAGGCTGATCCCTTCGCCACACCTCTGGAGATTCTGCCGGAGTGGTACCTGTATCCTGTCTTCCAGATCCTGCGGGTCGTCCCCAACAAGCTTCTGGGCATTGCTCTGCAGACGATGGTTCCCCTTGGTCTGATGCTCATCCCCTTCATCGAGAGCTTCAACAAGTTCCAGAACCCCTTCCGCAGGCCTGTGGCCATGGCCGCCTTCCTGTTCGGAACCGTGTTCACCATCTACCTGGGCATCGGTGCCGCCCTTCCGATCGACAAGTCACTCACCCTGGGCCTGTTCTGAATCGGGCCGGCCGTTCGCCGACCACTCTGATCGGGACCCCTCGGTCTGTCCATTCCAGCCGCCGTTGATCACGGCGGCTTTTTTCATGGTGGTCCGTCGATCGAGAGCACGGACACATCGGCGGGATTGACCCGCAGCAGGTGGTGCAGCAACAGAAAGCCGACGATGGTCCAGGTCTGGTACGTGCGGGATTGCTGCCCCACCCAGGTGCCGGTGGGTCCATCGAAGTATTCCGCCCACTGCTGGCGCGGCAACTGGTTGAGCTGCGACCAGTAGCACTCCTCGAGCATGGCCCTGACCTGCCCCATCAGCAACGCATCCGCACGCGGGTGGTTTAGCTCATGCTGAAGGACGGCCCCACCGAAATACCAGAGCAGGCTTGGCCAGTGGCCTCCGTTGTGGTAGCTCCACGGCCAGTTCTTGGGATCGGATCCGGTCTTGTTCATCCACTCGGCCGCTTCCATCGGGGGATGACAGATCCGCATCGGCATCTGTGCCATCAGGTGGCTGCGGTTGTGCAGGACCAAGCGGAACAGGCCCCGCTGCTGCGGTGCGGTGAGCAGTCCGAACAGGCAGGCCAGGGAATTGCCCAGGCTGTAGAAGCGGAAATCCGGACGTCCCGTGCGGATGTTGCCGATCAGGTAGCCACCGCGATTCTCCAGCCAGTCCTGGAGCCAGTCGGGGATCACCTGGGGTTGCACATTGAACTCGTTCTCGTGCTGGTGTTCGCCGTATTGCTCGGTGGGGCGGCGTCGCAGCACCTGCATCGTCTTGCTGGTGACCCAGTAGTTCTTGAGCAGGAACGACCGGAGATCGTGGATCCACTGTCGGGTCAGCTCGAGCCGCTGCTCCAGCAGGCGGCTGCTGCGGTCACGTCGGGCGATCTCCATCAGATGTCCGCAGCTGCGCAGGCAGCCGAACAGGAGGACCTCCACCTCCAGGGGGGCTCCCCACACGTCCATCGGACGGTCGATCATGAAGGAGCAGTCCGGAACGAACAGCACCGGTGTGCCCTCGAAGGTGGGGTGCATCACCAGATCCAGCAGCAGCTGCACTCCCCGCTGCACCTTCTGGCTGGCTCCGAACTCCCAGTCCTGGCTGCGCTTGACGTAGTACCAGCAGAGGATCGGCCACCACAGGCTGGCGTCCACCGAGGTGATCCGTCCGATCGAGCGTTGGCCGTAGTCGGCCATCAGCTGGCCGTTCTCCTCGATGAAGCTGGTGGGGAAGACGCCCCGGGTCTGGTAGGTGCTGCTCTGCAGGTCAAGGCAGACGCTCAGAAAGTGACGAACAATGTCAAAGCGACGCTCAAGTAGCAGATGGATCATCACCGGCACGTTGTCGCGCAGAAACACTTCGCCGTAATTGAGGGAGTCGTGGCTGCGGGGATGCGCTAGAGCCGCCACCGAGCCCACCAGCGAGCCCTGCGCTGACACCAGAGTGCGCTCGAATTTTTCGCGGGCGCTCGCCACTACGGCGTCTTCTCGAGAGCTGGGACGGACGCGAAGCCGCTCCTGGCTGAAATGTGTCGCCAAGCCTGGACTCCTCTTGAACGGAACCGGTTCCAGCGAAACCATAGACAGGACGGGCGATCTGGGCGGCTTTGCCCAGTGCTCTGCACCTGTTCACGCAGCAGCGGCCAAAGGTGTGGTATGTTTTTGGACTGCGCGTGAGCCGAGAGGCGAGCGCTGCAGGGCTTACGAACCAGAGGGAGGCGAGAGCCGACCGCCGGTGTTGTAAGTTTCCAAAGCGGTCGGGAGACCACCGCGAGCCACCGGAGGCCGAGAGGCTGAAGGAGGAGCACCTGGACAACTAAAAAGTTTAGGAACTGACGCTTTTGCTGCGTCGGGTTCTGAAGCGAGGGATTGAGCGATGAGCTCCTGCAAGGGAGGCATGGCTTGGATGCCGAGCTGAGGAGTCTGACGAGATAGCAGCAAAGGTGTGAGGTCCCGTCAAAAGAAACAAGCATCAGGATTTTGCTTGAATTTTGAGAGGATCACTTTCACGGGTGAGCCTGTCAATGAATGTTCAGGCAGAAGACGGTGCGACCGGATCTGAGTGATTTGGAAAGTCGTTGCACGAGCAGCTGAAAGACGTTGCGGCGGCCCGATGGATGAGTGATCGAGACTCGATTGTCAGGGGAGACCCTGGTGAGGAAAGAGCGCGAAAGGTTGTCTGTGAGGGAAGCTGTGGCTGAGGTTGGTCTGTGGTGTGATGCACTCTCGAACCCTTCTGGCTAGAAGGAGGCCTTAACTGATGACTGACGAGAGTCAGGGAATTGGGTAATGGCGGCATCATTTGCGAGGAAAATTAGCGAAATTCAAGCGAAAGCGAGAATGAGGTTAATTGGAATTTACAGGAATGATGACTACAACGGAGAGTTTGATCCTGGCTCAGGATGAACGCTGGCGGCGTGCTTAACACATGCAAGTCGAACGAGCCTTCGGGCTAGTGGCGGACGGGTGAGTAACGCGTGGGAATCTGCCCTCAGGAGGGGGATAACGGCCGGAAACGGCCGCTAATACCCCATATGCCGAGAGGTGAAACGAATTTCGCCTGAGGATGAGCCCGCGTCTGATTAGCTAGTTGGTGAGGTAATGGCTCACCAAGGCATCGATCAGTAGCTGGTCTGAGAGGATGATCAGCCACACTGGGACTGAGACACGGCCCAGACTCCTACGGGAGGCAGCAGTGGGGAATTTTCCGCAATGGGCGCAAGCCTGACGGAGCAACGCCGCGTGAGGGACGAAGGCCTCTGGGCTGTAAACCTCTTTTCTCAAGGAAGAAGACATGACGGTACTTGAGGAATAAGCCACGGCTAATTCCGTGCCAGCAGCCGCGGTAATACGGGAGTGGCAAGCGTTATCCGGAATTATTGGGCGTAAAGCGTCCGCAGGCGGCCTTGAAAGTCTGTTGTTAAAGCGTGGAGCTCAACTCCATTTCAGCAATGGAAACTACAAGGCTAGAGTGTGGTAGGGGCAGAGGGAATTCCCGGTGTAGCGGTGAAATGCGTAGATATCGGGAAGAACACCAGTGGCGAAGGCGCTCTGCTGGGCCATAACTGACGCTCATGGACGAAAGCCAGGGGAGCGAAAGGGATTAGATACCCCTGTAGTCCTGGCCGTAAACGATGAACACTAGGTGTCGGGAGAATTAACCCTCTCGGTGTCGTAGCCAACGCGTTAAGTGTTCCGCCTGGGGAGTACGCACGCAAGTGTGAAACTCAAAGGAATTGACGGGGGCCCGCACAAGCGGTGGAGTATGTGGTTTAATTCGATGCAACGCGAAGAACCTTACCAGGGTTTGACATCCTGCGAATCCCTTGGAAACTTGGGAGTGCCTTCGGGAACGCAGTGACAGGTGGTGCATGGCTGTCGTCAGCTCGTGTCGTGAGATGTTGGGTTAAGTCCCGCAACGAGCGCAACCCACGTCTTTAGTTGCCAGCATTCAGTTGGGCACTCTAGAGAGACCGCCGGTGATAAACCGGAGGAAGGTGTGGATGACGTCAAGTCATCATGCCCCTTACATCCTGGGCTACACACGTACTACAATGCTACGGACAAAGGGCAGCAAACTCGCGAGAGCTAGCAAATCCCATAAACCGTGGCTCAGTTCAGATCGTAGGCTGCAACTCGCCTACGTGAAGGAGGAATCGCTAGTAATCGCAGGTCAGCATACTGCGGTGAATACGTTCCCGGGCCTTGTACACACCGCCCGTCACACCATGGAAGTTGGCCATGCCCGAAGTCGTTACTCCAACCCGCAAGGGAGGAGGACGCCGAAGGTGGGGCTGATGACTGGGGTGAAGTCGTAACAAGGTAGCCGTACCGGAAGGTGCGGCTGGATCACCTCCTAACAGGGAGACAATAACTGATCGTGATGTCTGGCTTAATTATAGCTAGGCCATGATCCTGTCATCTCGATGGTTAATCGGTACCTCAACCGACAGAGACGAAGCCAGAGGTTGCTCCAGCGATGGGGGAACCAACGAGCTGTCGTGGATGTCTTTTCAGTTCCTAAACTTTGTCTAGGTCACCCCGCAAGGGAATCCCTGGGCCATTAGCTCAGGTGGTTAGAGCGCACCCCTGATAAGGGTGAGGTCCCTGGTTCAAGTCCAGGATGGCCCATTCGTGTTTGGGGGTTTAGCTCAGTTGGTAGAGCGCCTGCTTTGCAAGCAGGATGTCAGCGGTTCGAGTCCGCTAACCTCCACTGACCAACCCGCCCGGATCGCGAAAGCAATGGGAGAGAGCTTGTGGTGGTGATTTTAGATGATTGTACTGGCGAAGGACTCTAGCTTCCTTTCAGATGACAGTTCAACCAGGATCCTGAGGAATACAGGAGTTGGTAGAGGCTGTGATTGAAAAGACGCTGGACTCCAGCAGGATCAGCCGAGAGGTTGATTGATGCGGTGTTCAGTAGAACCTTGACAACTGCATAGGTAAGTCTGTAAATAAAGCATCTCATGGATGCTTCGTGAACAGCTGTAGAAACCGGCGGCTTTGGCTGCTGGGATTGAAGCTTGTTTGTGGAGCGATTCTAGAGTAGGAGCCGAGACTCCACATTGCTCCTGGTTCTTGCCGAAAGAATCGGGTTTGATCTTGTTTTCGGAGACAGCGCAAGAGGAACTGGAGAAATCCAGCTGCTCCAAAGCTGAGGATGAAAGCAGGAGAATCTGCGTACAACCGCAGCAAGGTGGTGTGGAGATAAATTGGTCAAGCTACAAAGGGCTCACGGTGGATACCTTGGCACACAGAGGCGATGAAGGACGTAGTTACCTGCGATAAGTCTCGGGGAGCTGGAAACACGCTTTGATCCGGGAATTTCCGAATGGGGCAACCCCTAGAACGGCCAGCTGAATCCATAGGCTGGCACGAGCCAACCCAGCGAACTGAAACATCTTAGTAGCTGGAGGAAAGGAAAGTAAAAACGACTCCCTAAGTAGCGGCGAGCGAACGGGGAAGAGCCTAAACCGATGGTTTCGACCATCGGGGTTGTGGGACAGCAACGTGGACCAGTGACGTTAGTGGAAGCGTTTGAAAGGCGCGCCATAGAGGGTGA from Synechococcus sp. CBW1107 encodes the following:
- the ctpZ gene encoding carboxyl-terminal processing protease CtpZ, with amino-acid sequence MSRIKPLSSPLIPGRGRAMALALLLCVGLWLHPGPALALNDAQQLVVEAWRLVNQSYVDPTRFETVHWRRLRQKALEQPIETSAEAYDAIAAMLEPIGDPYTRVLRPADYKALRATTEGSVSGVGLQLSLGEDGQGIVVIAPLDGSPAAEAGISPGSEVLEVEGESCRRLGLEATAARLRGPSGSSVQMLIRPPTPQAEPRQVLLKRERVDLQPVRSRLLERGGQRLGLLRITQFSEPVPAGVREVLEGFGQQGVEGLILDLRNNSGGLVEAGVAVANAFLAAQPIVETMNREGLSERLQAAAGQLYSGPMVTLVNGGTASASEILAGALQDNGRSPLLGSRTFGKGLIQTLINLGDGSGLAVTVARYVTPSGRDIQDQGIAPDRLLPEPEPPNPGGADDHWLELAAEQLLQELPTA
- the petD gene encoding cytochrome b6-f complex subunit IV, whose protein sequence is MHILKKPDLSDPSLRAKLAKGMGHNYYGEPAWPNDLLYIFPVVILGTIALVVGLAVLDPAMLGDKADPFATPLEILPEWYLYPVFQILRVVPNKLLGIALQTMVPLGLMLIPFIESFNKFQNPFRRPVAMAAFLFGTVFTIYLGIGAALPIDKSLTLGLF
- the petB gene encoding cytochrome b6 — protein: MANSSPAAKSSPVFDWFEERLELQAIADDISSKYVPPHVNIFYCLGGITLVCFLIQFATGFAMTFYYKPTVAEAYSSVQYLMTDVSFGWLIRSVHRWSASMMVLMLILHVFRVYLTGGFKRPRELTWVTGVVMAVITVSFGVTGYSLPWDQVGYWAVKIVSGVPAAVPVVGDFMVELLRGGESVGQATLTRFYSLHTFVMPWLLAVFMLMHFLMIRKQGISGPL
- a CDS encoding HD domain-containing protein → MSLRTYHDPLHGAIRLERSQPAEGLAMELIDTAPFQRLRRIRQLGPAFLTFHGAESSRFTHSLGVLHLARLALEQLQRQAPQLLQDQGVLYAAALLHDVGHAPLSHSGEEMYGLRHETWSARLVREHPALREALERHAPGSADAVADLLEHGQHRQPALASLVSGQLDCDRLDYLLRDSHSTGTRYGQLDLERILGALTVAPDGSLALHPKGLMAVEHYLVVRSLMYRSLYNHRLNVVCNWLLTQTIQLARRLGPEGGVDADAVMAVWLWRPESLDLETYLANDDLRTGYHLIRWREAGPADLRELCARLLDRRLLRASDVSHLEAGDRLELLALAQRLSEAAGLKPSLCCALQQRQNRGYDPYKGGLRLWDGESLAALEERSPLVASLVKPVELAWLIHPPEVGEPLLERSRDLGRHRRGAA
- a CDS encoding glycoside hydrolase 100 family protein, which gives rise to MATHFSQERLRVRPSSREDAVVASAREKFERTLVSAQGSLVGSVAALAHPRSHDSLNYGEVFLRDNVPVMIHLLLERRFDIVRHFLSVCLDLQSSTYQTRGVFPTSFIEENGQLMADYGQRSIGRITSVDASLWWPILCWYYVKRSQDWEFGASQKVQRGVQLLLDLVMHPTFEGTPVLFVPDCSFMIDRPMDVWGAPLEVEVLLFGCLRSCGHLMEIARRDRSSRLLEQRLELTRQWIHDLRSFLLKNYWVTSKTMQVLRRRPTEQYGEHQHENEFNVQPQVIPDWLQDWLENRGGYLIGNIRTGRPDFRFYSLGNSLACLFGLLTAPQQRGLFRLVLHNRSHLMAQMPMRICHPPMEAAEWMNKTGSDPKNWPWSYHNGGHWPSLLWYFGGAVLQHELNHPRADALLMGQVRAMLEECYWSQLNQLPRQQWAEYFDGPTGTWVGQQSRTYQTWTIVGFLLLHHLLRVNPADVSVLSIDGPP